One window of Phycodurus eques isolate BA_2022a chromosome 17, UOR_Pequ_1.1, whole genome shotgun sequence genomic DNA carries:
- the orai2 gene encoding protein orai-2 has product MSRELNVPTGSPAPGMSERATDVGGGMDYRDWVRRSYLELVSSNHHSVQALSWRKLYLSRAKLKASSRTSALLSGFAMVAMVEVQLEIQYSYPRALLVAFSVCTTVLVAVHLFALLISTCILPNVEAVSNIHNLNSVSESPHERMHHYIELAWGFSTALGILLFLAEVVLLCWIKFLPVDSGGAVASTASPAAARDSGWRAALASTIIMVPVGVIFVVFTVHFYRSLVRHKTERHHQEIEELHKIKVQLDGQERALQVV; this is encoded by the exons ATGAGCAGAGAGCTCAACGTGCCCACGGGCTCGCCGGCCCCGGGCATGTCGGAGCGGGCCACGGATGTGGGCGGCGGCATGGACTACAGGGACTGGGTGCGGCGCAGCTACCTGGAGCTGGTCAGCTCCAACCACCACTCGGTGCAGGCCCTCTCCTGGAGGAAGCTCTACCTGAGCAGGGCCAAGCTCAAGGCCTCCAGCAGGACGTCAGCGCTGCTCTCTGGCTTCGCAATG GTGGCCATGGTGGAGGTGCAGCTGGAGATCCAGTACAGTTACCCGCGCGCGCTGCTAGTGGCGTTCAGCGTGTGCACCACGGTGCTGGTGGCCGTGCACCTGTTCGCGCTGCTCATCAGCACGTGCATCCTGCCCAACGTGGAGGCGGTCAGCAACATCCACAACCTCAACTCGGTCAGCGAGTCGCCGCACGAACGCATGCACCACTACATTGAGCTGGCGTGGGGCTTCTCCACCGCGCTGGGCATCCTGCTCTTCctggccgaggtggtgctgctCTGCTGGATCAAGTTCCTGCCCGTGGACTCGGGCGGTGCCGTCGCGTCCACCGCCTCGCCGGCGGCCGCGCGGGACAGCGGCTGGCGGGCGGCGCTGGCGTCCACCATCATCATGGTGCCCGTGGGCGTCATCTTCGTCGTGTTCACCGTCCACTTCTACCGCTCGCTGGTGCGCCACAAGACGGAGCGCCACCACCAGGAGATCGAGGAGCTGCACAAGATCAAGGTGCAGCTGGACGGCCAGGAGAGGGCGCTGCAGGTCGTGTGA
- the bckdk gene encoding 3-methyl-2-oxobutanoate dehydrogenase [lipoamide] kinase, mitochondrial produces MLSGAARPRLGSLFRAPATTMAPPLPAPQAPPLASKAGGCRLRSTSSLQGVSELARERSKTVTSFYNQSAIDVSAEKASVRLTLATLLYAGKSPDGHHILSSAKYLHKELPVRIAHRIKGFRSLPFIIGCNPTILQVHELYIRAYHMLSDFPPIKDQDVEAGFCKLVQQLLDDHKDVVTMLAQGFRECRKHIQDETILRNFLDTTLCSRLGIRMLATHHLALHEDNADFVGIICRRLSPKKIIEKWVDFARRLCEHQYGNSPRVRINGHVAARLPFIPLPLDYILPELLKNAMRATMESHLDTPYNVPDVVVTIANNDMDFVIRISDRGGGIPHRIIDKVMDYHFSTAEESAQDPRMNNLFNNITNSGNQSGPMHGFGFGLPTSRAYAEYLGGSLSIQSMQGIGTDVYLRLRHIDGKGESFRV; encoded by the exons ATGCTGAGCGGTGCCGCCAGGCCGAGGCTGGGCAGCCTCTTCCGAGCGCCCGCGACCACAATGGCACCACCACTTCCAGCACCACAAGCGCCGCCGTTGGCGTCAAAGGCGGGTGGATGCCGACTGAGGTCCACGTCCTCCCTCCAGGGCGTCTCCGAACTGGCCCGAGAGCGCTCCAAGACGGTGACATCGTTTTACAACCAGTCGGCCATTGACGTCTCGGCGGAGAAG GCCTCGGTGCGACTCACCTTAGCCACCTTGCTGTACGCCGGCAAGTCTCCGGACGGACACCACATCCTG AGCAGCGCCAAGTACCTGCACAAGGAGCTGCCGGTGCGAATCGCCCACCGCATCAAGGGCTTCCGGAGCCTGCCCTTCATCATCGGATGCAACCCCACCATCCTGCAAGTG cATGAACTCTATATCAGAGCGTACCACATGCTCAGCGACTTTCCCCCT ATCAAGGATCAGGACGTGGAAGCTGGCTTCTGCAAGCTGGTGCAGCAGCTGCTGGACGACCACAAGGACGTGGTCACCATGTTGGCTCAGGGATTCAGGGAGTGTCGCAAGCATATCCAA GACGAGACTATACTCCGCAACTTCCTGGACACCACACTGTGCTCCCGTCTGGGAATACGAATGTTGGCCACGCACCACCTCGCCCTGCACGAAGACAAC GCCGACTTTGTGGGCATCATCTGCAGACGTTTGTCCCCCAAGAAGATCATTGAGAAGTGGGTGGACTTTGCCAG GCGTTTGTGCGAGCATCAGTACGGCAACTCTCCCAGAGTTCGCATCAACGGCCACGTGGCGGCGCGCTTGCCTTTCATCCCGCTGCCGCTCGACTACATCCTGCCCGAGCTGCTCAAGAACGCCAtgag GGCCACCATGGAGAGCCACTTGGACACGCCCTACAACGTTCCCGACGTGGTGGTCACCATCGCCAACAACGACATGGACTTCGTCATCAG GATTTCGGACCGCGGGGGCGGCATCCCGCACAGGATCATCGACAAGGTGATGGACTACCACTTCAGCACGGCCGAGGAGAGCGCGCAGGACCCTCGCATGAACAACTTGTTCAACAACATCACCAACAGCGGCAACCAGTCTGGACCAATGCACGG GTTCGGTTTTGGGCTGCCGACGTCGCGGGCGTACGCCGAGTACCTCGGGGGCTCGCTGTCCATCCAGTCCATGCAGGGCATCGGCACCGACGTCTACCTGCGCCTGCGCCACATAGACGGCAAGGGGGAAAGCTTCCGAGTGTGA